A stretch of Malus sylvestris chromosome 11, drMalSylv7.2, whole genome shotgun sequence DNA encodes these proteins:
- the LOC126588196 gene encoding ankyrin repeat-containing protein P16F5.05c-like, which produces MGEGGNTVGDTVEMASLERVEALLEAARYDDIDDIISLESAGLSLDSKDLHGRTALHMASANGHLQIVEYLISRGVDLNVTNEEMNTPLHWACLNGHVEVVKKLILAGSNLGVLNSYERTPVDEAVSRGKMDVLDAVNAAAAQVELTDVSVS; this is translated from the exons ATGGGAGAAGGGGGAAATACAGTTGGAGATACAGTCGAAATGGCGTCATTGGAGAGGGTAGAGGCCTTGCTGGAG GCTGCTAGGTACGATGACATCGATGACATTATAAGCTTAGAATCTGCCGGTCTTTCTCTTGATTCTAAGGATCTCCATGGCCGAACAG CACTACACATGGCTTCTGCTAATGGACATCTTCAGATTGTGGAGTATCTGATCAGTAGAGGAGTG GATTTGAATGTTACAAATGAGGAGATGAATACACCGCTACATTGGGCTTGCCTGAATGGACATGTCGAG GTGGTTAAGAAATTGATCTTAGCAGGATCTAATCTTGGTGTATTGAACAG CTACGAAAGGACTCCAGTTGATGAAGCAGTGAGCAGGGGAAAGATGGATGTTCTGGATGCCGTTAATGCAGCGGCTGCCCAAGTAGAGCTTACAGACGTTAGCGTGTCCTAA
- the LOC126590852 gene encoding protein LATERAL ROOT PRIMORDIUM 1-like, whose translation MSMWSSAPSSRPLTYGHVPPEMAGMVGLRDVFVVAPAAAYHHNTHLHHHYGHDPNLLSSSDHHHSINASNNPATALGVGVIPLLTAAPCLAPPNMSNVDDDDEDTHTPAGMSMGMGMSMGMGMMSGGHQRNNRSSSAAAAAGGGGGIQLWQQNPPHFFKKTHHEAAVTTDLGVAHLNQGGGGGGNNVINAGSAAASSGSSTMTCQDCGNQAKKDCTHRRCRTCCKSRGFDCATHVKSTWVPAARRRERQLMSAAAGGGAGSNSGSTSSAKKPRLIGASQTTTSHTSTSNTTPPRSYDTSSSHQDAGFKDPLPGQVRAPAVFKCVRVTAVEDGEDEYAYQAVVKINGHVFKGVLYDQGVDGRDGFPNISELHLGGGGNGRRNGASSPILDPSDVYAASGAGLLGGSNFGNPIN comes from the exons ATGTCCATGTGGTCCTCCGCCCCTTCCAGCAGACCCCTCACCTACGGCCACGTCCCTCCCGAAATGGCCGGCATGGTCGGCCTTCGCGATGTCTTCGTCGTTGCCCCAGCCGCCGCCTACCACCACAACACACATCTCCACCACCACTACGGCCACGACCCCAATCTCCTCTCATCCTCCGACCATCACCACTCCATCAATGCCTCCAACAACCCTGCAACCGCTCTCGGCGTCGGAGTCATTCCTCTTCTCACGGCCGCCCCTTGCCTCGCCCCACCCAATATGTCAAATGTCGATGATGATGACGAAGATACTCACACTCCTGCGGGTATGAGTATGGGCATGGGAATGAGTATGGGTATGGGTATGATGAGTGGCGGCCATCAGCGCAACAACAGAAGCTCCtcggcagcagcagcagcaggaggagggggagggatTCAATTGTGGCAGCAGAACCCGCCACATTTTTTCAAGAAAACTCATCATGAAGCCGCCGTTACTACTGATCTAGGCGTGGCCCACTTAAACcaaggtgggggtgggggaggGAATAACGTTATAAACGCGGGGTCTGCTGCCGCCTCGTCGGGGTCGTCCACGATGACGTGTCAAGACTGCGGGAACCAGGCCAAGAAGGATTGCACGCACCGGCGGTGCAGGACGTGCTGCAAGAGCCGGGGTTTCGACTGTGCGACTCACGTGAAGAGCACGTGGGTGCCGGCGGCTCGGCGCAGGGAGCGGCAGCTGATGTCTGCAGCCGCTGGCGGTGGGGCTGGGTCTAATTCTGGGTCTACTTCTAGTGCCAAGAAGCCTAGACTCATTGGCGCCTCTCAAACCACAACTTCTCACACTTCCACTTCCAACACTACACCCCCCAGAAGCTACGACACCAGCTCTAGTCACCAAG ATGCTGGTTTCAAAGATCCATTGCCGGGACAAGTACGTGCGCCGGCGGTTTTCAAGTGTGTAAGAGTGACCGCGGTGGAGGACGGCGAGGATGAATACGCATACCAGGCTGTTGTCAAAATTAACGGTCATGTGTTCAAAGGCGTCTTGTATGATCAAGGAGTTGATGGGAGAGACGGGTTTCCTAACATCTCTGAATTGCATTTGGGGGGTGGTGGCAATGGCAGAAGAAATGGGGCTTCTTCTCCGATCCTTGACCCGTCGGATGTTTATGCTGCGTCTGGTGCAGGATTGCTGGGAGGTTCAAACTTTGGTAATCCAATAAATTGA